From the genome of Populus alba chromosome 10, ASM523922v2, whole genome shotgun sequence, one region includes:
- the LOC118048102 gene encoding zinc finger protein BRUTUS isoform X4, producing the protein MMAEFLPWLSSSISSDEHQDMHKCLCKIIPEEKLLRQVIFSWMKGAKLSETCKSCEDNSKAWCQDSGAPTLGCQSMKGHCACESSRMGKRKYMELNCDATLSTEFHPIDEILLWHNAIKRELNDITEAARSIQHSGDFSNLSSFNKRLQFIAEVCIFHSIAEDKIIFPAVDVELSFAQEHAEEEVQFEKLRCLIESIQNAGAYTSLTDFYTKLCSQADQIMDNIQKHFQNEEVQVLPLARKHFSAKRQRELLYQSLCVMPLKLIECVLPWLVGSLSEEAARSFLQNMYMAAPASDSALVTLFSGWACQGGSKNVCLSSSAIGCCPVRILAGTEEDTKQQSCECNPRSSVDEKSSFVQVDGADDCRRPGKRGNLLAQEDSNACPSSEPVDTQKSSCSNKSCCVPGLGVSSNNLGISSLAAAKSLRSSFSPSAPSLNSSLFTWEMDTSPTNIGCSSRPIDNIFQFHKAIRKDLEYLDVESGKLNECNETLLRQFTGRFRLLWGLYRAHSNAEDDIVFPALESKETLHNVSHSYTLDHKQEEKLFEDISSALSELTQLQDSLKNTNHADELIGNPANLSDYNYTVRQYNELATKLQGMCKSIRVTLDQHVFREELELWPLFDRHFSVEEQDKIVGQIIGTTGAEVLQSMLPWVTSALTQEEQNRMMDTWKQATKNTMFSEWLNEWWEGTFAAMPHATTSESCISLGTDLHESLDQSDHTFKPGWKDIFRMNQNELEAEIRKVSRDSTLDPRRKAYLIQNLMTSRWIAAQQKSPQARTGDHSNGGDLLGCSPSFRGPEKQEFGCEHYKRNCKLRATCCGKLFACRFCHDKVSDHSMDRKATSEMMCMRCLKIQPVGPVCTSISCGGFSMAKYYCSICKFFDDERDVYHCPFCNLCRVGTGLGADFFHCMKCNCCLAMKLADHKCREKGLETNCPICCDDMFTSSASVKALPCGHFMHSTCFQAYTCSHYICPICSKSLGDMSVYFGMLDALLASEELPEEYRDRCQDILCNDCDKKGTAPFHWLYHKCRFCGSYNTRVIKVDSTDSNCSTSNQ; encoded by the exons ATGATGGCAGAGTTTCTTCCTTGGCTTTCTTCCTCTATATCATCTGATGAACATCAGGATATGCACAAGTGCTTGTGTAAGATAATCCCAGAAGAGAAACTTCTTCGGCAG GTTATTTTCTCCTGGATGAAAGGGGCAAAACTGTCTGAAACGTGTAAGAGCTGTGAAGATAATTCTAAGGCCTGGTGTCAGGATTCAGGAGCGCCAACTTTAGGGTGTCAAAGCATGAAAGGACACTGTGCATGTGAATCTTCTAGAATGGGTAAAAGGAAATATATGGAGCTAAATTGTGATGCCACCCTTTCCACTGAATTCCATCCAATAGATGAAATTCTGCTTTGGCACAATGCCATTAAAAGAGAGTTGAATGATATAACTGAGGCAGCTAGGAGCATCCAGCATTCTGGAGATTTTTCTAATCTGTCTTCATTCAACAAGAGACTGCAATTCATTGCGGAAGTTTGCATCTTTCACAG TATTGCCGAGGACAAAATTATATTCCCTGCTGTAGATGTGGAACTCTCTTTTGCCCAGGAGCATGCAGAAGAAGAAGTTCAGTTTGAAAAGCTTAGGTGCCTGATAGAAAGTATTCAAAATGCTGGAGCCTACACATCCCTTACTGATTTCTATACAAAGCTGTGCTCCCAAGCTGATCAAATCATGGACAACATACAGAAACACTTCCAAAATGAGGAAGTTCAG GTTCTTCCACTTGCTCGAAAGCACTTTAGTGCCAAAAGACAGCGTGAACTCCTTTATCAAAGCTTATGTGTGATGCCCTTGAAATTGATTGAATGTGTCTTACCATGGTTGGTAGGGTCACTTAGTGAAGAAGCAGCGAGgtcttttcttcaaaatatgtACATGGCAG CTCCAGCTTCAGATTCTGCACTGGTTACACTTTTTTCTGGTTGGGCATGCCAGGGTGGTTCTAAAAATGTTTGTTTGTCTTCAAGTGCTATTGGATGTTGTCCGGTGAGAATCTTGGCTGGGACCGAGGAAGATACTAAACAGCAGTCCTGTGAGTGCAACCCTAGGTCATCTGTTGATGAGAAGTCTTCCTTTGTCCAAGTAGATGGAGCTGATGACTGTAGAAGGCCAGGGAAACGTGGAAACTTGTTAGCTCAGGAAGACAGCAATGCTTGTCCCTCTTCAGAGCCTGTTGATACCCAAAAATCATCTTGTAGCAATAAATCTTGTTGTGTCCCTGGGTTAGGAGTAAGTAGCAACAATCTAGGAATTAGTTCTCTAGCTGCAGCTAAATCTCTACGCTCATCTTTTAGTCCTTCTGCTCCTTCCCTTAACTCCAGCCTTTTTACCTGGGAAATGGACACGAGCCCCACGAATATTGGTTGCTCATCACGGCCTATTGATaacatatttcaatttcataaagcTATCCGCAAAGACCTGGAGTATTTAGATGTTGAATCTGGAAAACTAAATGAATGCAATGAAACTTTGCTTAGGCAGTTTACAGGTAGATTTCGTCTGCTGTGGGGTTTGTATAGAGCACATAGTAATGCAGAGGATGATATAGTATTCCCAGCGTTAGAATCTAAAGAAACACTTCATAATGTTAGCCATTCTTACACTCTGGACCACAAGCAGGAGGAGAAATTATTTGAAGATATCTCATCTGCACTTTCAGAGCTCACTCAACTTCAAGACTCCTTGAAGAATACAAATCATGCTGATGAATTAATTGGAAATCCTGCTAACTTGTCTGATTATAACTATACAGTTAGACAGTATAATGAGCTTGCGACAAAGCTTCAGGGGATGTGCAAATCCATTAGAGTAACACTGGATCAACATGTTTTCCGGGAAGAACTTGAGTTGTGGCCGTTATTTGACAGGCATTTTTCTGTAGAGGAGCAGGACAAAATTGTTGGTCAGATAATTGGTACCACAGGTGCAGAGGTGCTTCAATCGATGTTGCCATGGGTAACGTCTGCTCTCACTCAGGAGGAGCAGAACAGGATGATGGACACGTGGAAGCAGGCGACCAAAAACACAATGTTTAGTGAGTGGCTTAATGAATGGTGGGAAGGAACTTTTGCTGCAATGCCACATGCTACAACATCAGAGAGTTGTATATCACTAG gTACTGATCTCCATGAAAGTCTGGATCAAAGTGATCATACATTTAAGCCTGGCTGGAAAGATATTTTTCGGATGAATCAAAATGAGCTTGAAGCAGAGATTAGGAAAGTTTCTAGAGATTCAACTCTTGATCCAAGAAGAAAAGCTTACCTTATTCAAAATCTTATGACCAG ccGCTGGATAGCCGCACAGCAGAAGTCACCTCAAGCAAGAACTGGTGACCATTCAAATGGTGGAGACTTACTTGGATGTTCTCCTTCATTTCGAGGCCCAGAGAAACAAGAATTTGGGTGTGAGCATTACAAAAGAAATTGTAAACTACGTGCTACTTGTTGTGGCAAGTTATTTGCATGTAGGTTCTGCCATGATAAAGTCAGTGACCATTCGATGGATAG GAAGGCTACATCTGAAATGATGTGTATGCGCTGTCTGAAAATTCAGCCGGTTGGACCAGTTTGCACTTCTATTTCCTGTGGTGGGTTCTCAATGGCAAAGTACTATTGCAGCATCTGCAAATTTTTTGACGATGAAAG GGATGTTTATCATTGTCCTTTCTGCAATTTATGCCGTGTGGGTACTGGGCTTGGTGCTGACTTCTTTCATTGCATGAAGTGCAATTGTTGCCTGGCAATGAAACTAGCTGACCACAAATGTCGAGAGAAAGGTCTGGAAACAAATTGCCCAATCTGCTGCGACGACATGTTCACTTCAAGTGCAAGTGTCAAAGCTCTTCCTTGCGGCCATTTCATGCATTCAACCTGTTTTCAG GCGTACACTTGTAGTCACTACATCTGCCCAATTTGCAGCAAATCTCTGGGAGACATGTCg GTTTACTTTGGTATGCTTGATGCGCTATTGGCTTCTGAGGAGCTTCCAGAAGAGTACCGGGATCGCTGTCAG GATATATTGTGCAATGACTGTGACAAGAAGGGCACAGCACCGTTTCACTGGCTATACCACAAGTGTAGGTTTTGTGGATCGTACAATACCAGGGTAATTAAGGTTGATTCAACTGATTCAAACTGCTCAACTTCAAACCAGTGA